One window of the Salminus brasiliensis chromosome 1, fSalBra1.hap2, whole genome shotgun sequence genome contains the following:
- the LOC140549073 gene encoding probable global transcription activator SNF2L2: protein MKRLSARCNAGLLILSPPDKRQPGDHSQSQAVQNGVSEDMEEESSLKKRKSDHQGHQGNQGSETGPEVVEKVKKRRGRPPAEKLPPNPPKLTKQMNTLVDMVMNYKDTLGRQISKGFVQLPSRKEVPEYYELIRKPVDFRRIRERVRNHKYRCIADLEKDIIQMCHNAQTYNLEGSQIFEDSIVLKSVFESARQRIVEINQEDNDAVGGSEADCGDHLNLKLKSEAANTKFEKNRERSKTAPANSSAKVKDMYSDEDSAEDHEDNTGLEDG, encoded by the exons ATGAAGAGACTGAGCGCGCGCTGCAATGCTGGGCTGCTAATTCTCTCGCCTCCAGACAAGCGCCAGCCTGGAGACCACAGTCAG TCTCAGGCCGTCCAAAACGGAGTGTCTGAGGATATGGAGGAAGAAAGTAGTTTGAAGAAACGAAAAAGTGATCACCAGGGCCACCAGGGCAACCAGGGCTCTGAGACCGGGCCAGAGGTTGTCGAAAAGGTTAAAAAGCGGCGGGGCCGGCCTCCGGCTGAGAAACTCCCACCAAACCCCCCGAAACTCACCAAGCAAATGAACACCCTTGTTGACATGGTCATGAACTACAAAGACAC GTTGGGCCGGCAGATTAGTAAGGGTTTTGTGCAGCTGCCCTCTAGGAAAGAAGTACCAGAATACTATGAACTTATTCGCAAGCCTGTGGACTTCCGAAGGATCAGG GAAAGAGTACGCAACCACAAATACAGGTGCATTGCAGACTTGGAGAAAGATATAATACAGATGTGCCACAATGCACAGACTTACAACCTGGAGGGATCTCAG ATCTTTGAGGATTCGATTGTCCTGAAGTCAGTCTTTGAGAGTGCAAGACAACGGATAGTAGAAATCAACCAAGAGGACAACGATGCAGTTGGAGGCAGTGAGGCAGACTGTGGCGATCATTTAAATCTAAAAT TAAAATCTGAAGCAGCAAACACAAAGTTtgagaagaacagagagagaagtaagacTGCTCCTGCTAATTCCAGCGCTAAAGTGAAGGATATGTACAGCGATGAGGATAGTGCTGAAGACCACGAGGACAACACAGGCCTGGAGGATGGCTGA